A stretch of the Calorimonas adulescens genome encodes the following:
- the rd gene encoding rubredoxin, with protein MEKWQCTICGYIYDPSVGDPSQGISPGTPFDKLPDNWVCPECGATKDMFEKI; from the coding sequence ATGGAGAAGTGGCAGTGCACAATATGCGGCTACATCTATGACCCCTCAGTCGGCGATCCAAGCCAGGGAATATCTCCCGGTACCCCTTTCGATAAGCTACCAGATAACTGGGTATGCCCGGAGTGTGGCGCCACAAAGGATATGTTTGAAAAGATATAA